Proteins encoded by one window of Sphingosinicella sp. BN140058:
- a CDS encoding DEAD/DEAH box helicase, giving the protein MPFSQLPPLLAEALSARGYSAPTPVQAAVLESDADGRDLIVSAQTGSGKTVAFGLAMASQLLEQSGALPFIREPLALVIAPTRELALQVSRELIWLYGKAGARIATCVGGMDASKERRMLAQGAHVVVGTPGRLRDHLERGALDLSQLRVAVLDEADEMLDMGFREDLEEILDATPEERRTLLFSATMPKPIVALAKRYQKDALRISTVGEDRGHGDIAYQAVTVAPADIENAVVNLLRFHEAESAMLFCATRDNVRRLHASLIERGFAAVALSGEHSQSERNHAMQALRDRRARVCVATDVAARGIDLPTLSLVIHVELPRDAETLQHRSGRTGRAGKKGTAVLLVPYQRRKRVDMMLRGAKIAAEWIQPPTPEDIRRNDRTRLLEALLEPVEYDDEDREVAQKLLAERSPEDIAAALVRAHRARMPAPEELADQQDGGDQRQQKEHRQGFEDTVWFRMDIGRRHNADPRWLLPLLCRRGHITRNEIGAIRIAPNETAFEIPRAAARRFAEAVKRTAGGDPDGEGAIQIEAMNGTPRDAAKQNRREGPPPARHKAKPAYKAKPHRAR; this is encoded by the coding sequence ATGCCTTTCAGCCAATTGCCCCCGCTTCTCGCGGAAGCCCTCTCCGCGCGCGGTTATTCCGCTCCCACCCCGGTTCAGGCCGCCGTTCTCGAGAGCGACGCCGACGGCCGAGACCTCATCGTGTCGGCGCAGACCGGCTCCGGCAAGACGGTCGCCTTCGGCCTCGCCATGGCCTCGCAATTGCTCGAGCAGAGCGGCGCGCTGCCCTTCATCCGAGAGCCGCTCGCTTTGGTCATCGCCCCCACGCGCGAACTTGCGCTCCAGGTCAGCCGCGAGCTCATTTGGCTGTACGGCAAGGCCGGCGCGCGGATCGCGACCTGCGTCGGCGGAATGGATGCCTCGAAGGAACGCCGCATGCTGGCGCAGGGCGCGCACGTGGTCGTCGGTACGCCCGGCCGCCTTCGCGACCATCTCGAACGCGGCGCGCTCGATCTGTCGCAGCTGCGCGTCGCCGTGCTCGACGAGGCCGACGAGATGCTCGACATGGGCTTCCGCGAGGATCTCGAAGAAATTCTCGACGCGACTCCCGAAGAACGCCGCACCCTGTTGTTCTCGGCAACCATGCCGAAGCCGATCGTCGCGCTTGCGAAGCGATACCAGAAGGACGCGCTGCGGATCTCCACCGTCGGCGAGGATCGCGGCCATGGCGACATCGCCTATCAGGCGGTCACGGTTGCTCCGGCCGATATCGAGAATGCCGTCGTCAATCTGCTCCGCTTCCACGAAGCCGAGTCTGCGATGCTGTTTTGCGCCACCCGCGACAACGTTCGCCGTCTCCACGCTAGCCTGATCGAACGCGGCTTCGCCGCGGTCGCCCTGTCCGGCGAGCACAGCCAGAGCGAGCGCAACCATGCGATGCAGGCGCTGCGCGATCGCCGCGCCCGCGTCTGCGTCGCCACCGACGTCGCCGCGCGCGGTATCGATCTGCCGACATTGTCGCTGGTCATCCATGTCGAACTGCCGCGCGATGCCGAAACGCTGCAGCACCGCTCCGGCCGCACCGGGCGCGCCGGCAAGAAGGGCACGGCTGTGCTGCTCGTCCCGTATCAGCGCCGCAAGCGCGTCGACATGATGCTGCGCGGGGCGAAGATCGCCGCCGAGTGGATCCAGCCGCCGACGCCGGAAGATATCCGCCGCAACGATCGCACGCGCCTGCTCGAAGCCTTGCTCGAGCCCGTCGAATATGACGATGAGGATCGCGAGGTCGCACAGAAGCTCCTCGCCGAGCGGAGTCCCGAGGATATCGCCGCGGCTCTGGTCCGTGCCCATCGCGCCCGCATGCCGGCGCCGGAGGAACTCGCCGATCAGCAGGACGGCGGCGACCAGCGGCAGCAGAAGGAGCATCGCCAGGGCTTCGAGGACACCGTCTGGTTCCGGATGGACATCGGCCGTCGCCACAATGCCGACCCGCGCTGGCTTCTGCCCTTGCTTTGCCGCCGCGGCCACATCACCCGTAACGAGATCGGCGCGATCCGCATCGCGCCCAACGAGACAGCGTTCGAGATCCCCCGGGCGGCTGCACGCCGCTTCGCCGAAGCGGTCAAGCGCACCGCCGGCGGTGATCCCGACGGCGAGGGCGCGATCCAGATCGAGGCGATGAACGGCACGCCTCGCGACGCCGCCAAGCAGAACCGCCGCGAAGGACCGCCGCCGGCGCGCCACAAGGCAAAACCAGCTTACAAGGCGAAGCCGCACCGCGCGCGGTAA
- a CDS encoding MFS transporter → MATAPVDGVELRQNEKLVIAASSLGTVFEWYDFYLYGLLATIISAQFFSGVNESTAFIFALAAFAAGFAVRPFGAILFGRIGDLVGRKNTFLVTMGIMGLSTFAVGLLPSYASIGVAAPVTLVLLRLLQGLALGGEYGGAATYVAEHAPDHRRGLYTSFIQTTATLGLFAALIVVISIRSSMGEEAFAAWGWRIPFIVSIVLLAVSMWIRLKLNESPVFRKMKEEGKTSKAPLTEAFARWGNLKIVLIALFGAVAGQAVVWYTGQFYALFFLEKSLRVDGATANIMIAVALAIATPGFVFFGWLSDRIGRKKIILVGCALAALTYFPLFQGLSRAANPALYRAQATAPVTVIAHDAECSVQFDPIGRNKFDRTSCDIAKSFLARSGISYANVAAPAGTVAEVRIGDTAVAGVDPRGLDDATRGAAIKSFQERAKVGLAAAGYPDKADPAAINKPLAILILTILVVYVTMVYGPIAALLVELFPTRIRYTSMSLPYHIGNGWFGGFLPTTAFAMVAATGDIYYGLWYPIVVAALTVVIGLLLLPETFRRKIEE, encoded by the coding sequence ATGGCCACTGCACCTGTCGACGGCGTCGAACTGCGCCAGAACGAGAAGCTCGTCATCGCCGCCTCATCGCTCGGCACGGTGTTCGAATGGTATGACTTCTACCTGTACGGGCTGCTCGCGACGATCATCTCCGCCCAATTCTTCTCGGGCGTGAACGAGTCGACGGCGTTCATCTTCGCCCTGGCCGCGTTTGCCGCCGGCTTTGCGGTTCGGCCGTTCGGTGCGATCCTGTTCGGCAGGATCGGCGATCTCGTCGGCCGCAAGAACACCTTCCTGGTGACGATGGGGATCATGGGCCTGTCGACCTTCGCGGTTGGCCTGCTGCCGAGCTACGCCTCGATCGGGGTCGCCGCACCGGTCACCCTCGTCTTGCTCCGGCTGCTCCAGGGGCTGGCGCTCGGCGGCGAATATGGCGGCGCGGCGACCTATGTCGCCGAGCATGCGCCCGATCATCGCCGCGGCCTCTACACCAGCTTCATCCAGACGACCGCGACGCTCGGTCTGTTCGCCGCGCTGATCGTGGTGATCTCGATCCGGTCGTCGATGGGCGAGGAGGCCTTCGCGGCCTGGGGCTGGCGAATCCCGTTCATTGTTTCGATCGTCTTGCTGGCGGTGTCGATGTGGATCCGGCTGAAGCTCAACGAGAGCCCGGTCTTTCGCAAGATGAAGGAGGAAGGGAAGACATCCAAGGCCCCGCTCACCGAGGCCTTTGCGCGCTGGGGCAATCTCAAGATCGTCCTGATCGCCCTGTTCGGTGCCGTCGCCGGCCAGGCGGTGGTCTGGTATACTGGCCAGTTCTACGCTCTGTTCTTTCTGGAAAAATCGCTCCGTGTCGACGGCGCGACCGCCAACATCATGATCGCCGTCGCGCTTGCGATCGCGACTCCAGGTTTCGTCTTCTTCGGCTGGCTTTCCGACCGGATCGGCCGCAAGAAGATCATCCTCGTAGGCTGCGCGCTTGCCGCCCTCACCTATTTCCCGCTCTTCCAGGGTCTGTCGCGCGCCGCCAATCCTGCGCTCTACCGAGCGCAGGCGACCGCGCCGGTGACCGTGATCGCCCATGATGCGGAATGCTCGGTGCAGTTCGATCCGATCGGCCGCAACAAGTTCGACCGGACGAGCTGCGACATCGCCAAGTCCTTCCTCGCCAGATCGGGCATTTCCTACGCCAACGTCGCCGCCCCGGCCGGAACCGTGGCGGAAGTGCGGATCGGCGACACTGCTGTCGCAGGGGTGGACCCGCGCGGCCTCGACGACGCCACCCGCGGTGCGGCGATCAAGTCGTTCCAGGAGCGTGCCAAGGTCGGGCTCGCCGCCGCCGGCTATCCGGACAAGGCCGATCCGGCCGCGATCAACAAGCCGCTCGCCATCCTGATCCTCACCATCCTGGTCGTCTATGTGACGATGGTCTACGGGCCGATCGCCGCCCTGCTCGTCGAGCTGTTCCCGACCCGCATCCGCTACACGTCGATGTCGCTGCCCTACCATATCGGCAACGGCTGGTTCGGCGGCTTCCTCCCGACCACCGCCTTCGCGATGGTCGCCGCGACGGGGGACATCTATTACGGCCTCTGGTACCCGATCGTCGTCGCCGCGCTGACCGTCGTCATCGGCCTGCTGCTGCTGCCCGAGACATTCCGCCGCAAGATCGAGGAGTAA
- a CDS encoding CrcB family protein gives MPNLLLVMLGGAAGAGLRYGAGQAALRAFGAGFPWGTLIVNMTGSLAIGVLAAVLLEDGVGGDRAAWLLLVVGGLGGFTTFSSLSLEMLSMAQRGQFVAAFAYAAGSVIAGLALAAGGFAIGRAAA, from the coding sequence ATGCCCAATCTTCTTCTCGTCATGCTCGGCGGCGCAGCCGGCGCCGGCCTGCGCTACGGTGCCGGCCAGGCGGCCCTGCGCGCCTTCGGCGCCGGCTTCCCGTGGGGAACCCTGATCGTCAACATGACGGGAAGTCTGGCGATCGGCGTTCTTGCCGCCGTCCTGCTCGAGGACGGTGTCGGCGGCGATCGCGCGGCCTGGCTGCTGCTCGTCGTCGGCGGGCTCGGCGGGTTCACCACCTTCTCCTCGCTGAGCCTGGAGATGCTGTCGATGGCACAGCGAGGCCAGTTCGTTGCCGCCTTCGCTTACGCCGCAGGCTCGGTGATCGCCGGCCTTGCGCTTGCCGCGGGCGGTTTCGCGATCGGAAGGGCGGCGGCATGA
- a CDS encoding RluA family pseudouridine synthase → MSDKKIEAEVRQFTVSADDDGIRLDRWFKRNLPDASFNLVSRWARTGQLRVNGKRATPGDRVETGQIVRVPPAETPPPTAAAKPKVERPTLTEDEIAFVNEIVIHRDPAAIVVNKPPGLATQGGTKTHTHLDGLLDGLADDAGNRPKLVHRLDKDTSGVLLLARSARAASFFSKSFSGRTARKVYWALVIGVPDIKDGYIDLPIAKQPGTGGEKMHVDEEEGLAARTRYRIVERAGNSTAWVELQPLTGRTHQLRVHMAAIGHPIVGDGKYGGQDAFLTGSISRKLHLHARRLRIDHPDGGQIDVTAELPDHFAESMAYLGFDPADGDLPLDEIKFSETAEGKRRAAEAAAKSRRKERKGERRSRGNGSEGGRSNSGGGRSKR, encoded by the coding sequence ATGAGCGACAAGAAGATCGAGGCCGAAGTCCGGCAATTCACCGTCTCCGCCGACGATGACGGCATCCGGCTCGATCGCTGGTTCAAGCGCAATTTGCCCGATGCCAGCTTCAATCTCGTGTCTCGCTGGGCCCGCACCGGACAGTTGCGGGTGAACGGCAAACGTGCGACGCCGGGCGATCGCGTCGAAACCGGGCAGATCGTCCGCGTCCCCCCGGCCGAGACTCCGCCGCCCACGGCCGCGGCCAAGCCGAAGGTCGAGCGGCCGACGCTTACCGAAGACGAGATCGCGTTCGTCAACGAGATCGTCATTCACCGCGATCCCGCAGCCATCGTCGTCAACAAGCCGCCGGGCCTTGCAACCCAGGGCGGGACGAAGACCCACACCCATCTCGATGGCCTGCTCGATGGTCTCGCCGACGACGCCGGCAACCGCCCAAAGCTGGTCCATCGGCTCGACAAGGATACGTCTGGCGTGCTGCTGCTCGCGCGCAGCGCGCGGGCGGCGAGCTTCTTCTCGAAGAGCTTCTCCGGGCGCACGGCGCGGAAGGTCTACTGGGCGCTGGTGATCGGCGTGCCCGACATCAAGGACGGCTATATCGACCTGCCGATCGCCAAGCAGCCGGGGACTGGCGGCGAGAAGATGCACGTCGACGAGGAAGAGGGCCTCGCTGCGCGGACCCGCTACCGGATCGTCGAGCGGGCCGGCAACAGCACCGCCTGGGTCGAGCTGCAACCGCTCACCGGGCGCACCCATCAATTGCGCGTGCACATGGCTGCGATCGGCCATCCGATCGTCGGCGACGGCAAATATGGCGGTCAGGACGCGTTCCTCACCGGATCGATCAGCCGCAAGCTGCACCTCCACGCCCGTCGCCTGCGCATCGATCATCCCGACGGCGGCCAGATCGACGTTACCGCCGAACTGCCCGATCATTTCGCCGAGAGCATGGCCTATCTCGGCTTCGACCCGGCCGATGGCGACCTCCCGCTGGACGAGATCAAATTCTCCGAGACTGCGGAGGGGAAGCGCCGTGCCGCCGAGGCTGCCGCCAAGTCGCGCCGCAAGGAGCGCAAGGGCGAGCGCCGCAGCCGCGGCAATGGCTCCGAAGGCGGGCGGAGCAATTCGGGTGGCGGCCGGAGCAAGCGCTGA
- a CDS encoding FMN-binding negative transcriptional regulator — MHPNRKFHIEDRATMAALVRSVGFGTLVVGTEDGLRAVHLPLLLQGDRLRFHVARGNKVHSALLAGADALVVVNGPDAYVSPDWYGQPGRVPTWNYVAVEMNGRAVPLGRDALIRLMDDLSAEHEEKLAPKTPWTREKVDPALFEGLLKAITGFEIPVVEWRGTAKLDQDKPDDVRARLADAMAAAGWPEAAELVRTPSLVTQPPVPLS; from the coding sequence ATGCATCCCAATCGCAAGTTCCACATCGAGGATCGGGCGACGATGGCCGCGCTGGTGCGCAGCGTCGGATTCGGGACGCTCGTCGTCGGAACCGAAGACGGGCTTCGTGCCGTTCACCTGCCGCTGCTGCTGCAGGGCGATCGGCTGCGCTTCCATGTCGCGCGCGGCAACAAGGTCCATTCGGCACTGCTCGCCGGCGCCGACGCACTGGTGGTGGTCAACGGGCCCGACGCTTATGTCAGCCCCGACTGGTACGGCCAGCCCGGACGGGTGCCGACCTGGAACTATGTCGCCGTCGAGATGAACGGCCGCGCGGTGCCGCTCGGGCGCGACGCGCTGATCCGGCTGATGGACGATCTGTCGGCCGAGCATGAAGAAAAGCTCGCGCCGAAGACGCCGTGGACTCGCGAAAAGGTCGATCCCGCTTTGTTCGAGGGCCTGCTGAAGGCGATCACCGGCTTCGAGATCCCTGTCGTCGAATGGCGCGGGACCGCCAAGCTCGACCAGGACAAGCCCGACGACGTCCGCGCGCGGCTGGCCGATGCGATGGCCGCAGCGGGCTGGCCGGAGGCGGCCGAGCTGGTTCGGACGCCATCGCTGGTGACGCAGCCGCCGGTGCCGTTGTCGTGA
- a CDS encoding HAD-IA family hydrolase, whose product MNRLAIFDCDGTLVDGQANICLAMEACFAEAGLPQPARDRTRRIVGLSLVEAMQDLLPEADASEHRRMADAYKRAYQALRARGLAVEPLYDGIADVLAEMEADGWLLGIATGKSDRGLAICLDHHGLAHHFCTLQTADRHPSKPHPSMIETALADAGADPARSMMIGDTSYDMIMAKQAGVVAVGVSWGYHPPEELLAAGADIIVHAPREIAALMKAHV is encoded by the coding sequence GTGAACCGGCTCGCCATCTTCGACTGCGACGGCACGCTGGTCGACGGCCAGGCCAACATCTGCCTGGCGATGGAGGCCTGTTTCGCCGAAGCCGGGCTGCCGCAGCCGGCGCGCGACCGCACCCGCCGCATCGTCGGCCTCAGCCTGGTCGAAGCGATGCAGGATCTGCTCCCTGAAGCGGATGCGTCGGAGCATCGTCGCATGGCCGACGCCTACAAGCGCGCCTATCAGGCGCTTCGCGCCCGTGGCCTGGCGGTCGAGCCGCTCTATGACGGCATTGCCGATGTGCTGGCGGAGATGGAGGCTGATGGCTGGCTGCTCGGCATCGCAACCGGCAAATCGGACCGCGGCCTGGCGATCTGCCTCGATCATCACGGCCTTGCCCACCATTTCTGCACGCTGCAGACGGCCGATCGGCATCCCTCGAAGCCGCACCCTTCGATGATCGAGACGGCGCTTGCCGACGCCGGGGCCGATCCCGCACGCAGCATGATGATCGGCGACACCAGCTACGACATGATCATGGCGAAGCAGGCCGGCGTGGTCGCGGTCGGCGTATCCTGGGGCTATCATCCGCCCGAGGAACTCCTCGCCGCGGGCGCCGATATCATCGTCCACGCACCGCGCGAGATCGCCGCATTGATGAAGGCGCACGTATGA
- a CDS encoding ATP12 family chaperone protein, with product MKRFYKQAAARAVGGGVTIELDGRPVKTPARAGLIVPTEELAEAIAAEWNGQGEQIDPRTMPLTGLANAAIDRVAPDADSFAGGLAAYAESDLLCYRADGPQPLVARQAERWDPLLAWAERRFGVAFTLATGVMHRPQPPETVARLGAEIRARDPFRLAAMSPLVTISGSIVIALALAEGEIRLGDAWAAATLDEAWQAEQWGEDALAAQALAAREQDFDAAYQFLTLL from the coding sequence ATGAAGCGCTTCTACAAGCAGGCGGCGGCACGTGCCGTCGGCGGCGGCGTGACGATCGAACTCGATGGACGGCCGGTGAAGACTCCGGCGCGGGCGGGATTGATCGTGCCGACGGAGGAACTCGCCGAGGCGATCGCGGCCGAATGGAACGGGCAGGGAGAGCAGATCGATCCGAGGACGATGCCGCTGACCGGACTTGCCAATGCGGCGATCGATCGGGTCGCACCCGATGCCGACAGCTTTGCCGGCGGGCTCGCCGCTTATGCCGAAAGCGATCTGCTCTGCTACCGCGCGGACGGGCCGCAGCCTCTGGTCGCCCGTCAGGCGGAGCGCTGGGATCCGTTGCTCGCGTGGGCAGAGCGGCGCTTCGGTGTCGCATTCACCCTCGCAACCGGCGTCATGCACCGCCCGCAACCGCCGGAGACGGTGGCCCGCCTCGGCGCGGAGATCCGTGCCCGCGATCCGTTCCGGCTGGCGGCGATGTCGCCGCTGGTCACCATCTCCGGATCGATCGTGATCGCGCTGGCTCTGGCGGAAGGAGAGATCCGGCTCGGCGACGCCTGGGCGGCGGCTACTCTCGACGAAGCCTGGCAGGCGGAGCAATGGGGCGAAGACGCCCTCGCCGCGCAGGCGCTCGCCGCCCGCGAGCAGGATTTCGACGCCGCCTACCAGTTCCTGACCCTGCTCTGA
- the gmk gene encoding guanylate kinase, with translation MAMVNPLKRRGLLFVLSSPSGAGKSTIARMILQRDEGIGLSVSATTRPIRPGEVDGRDYHFVSPEAFDQLVADGRFLEWAHVFGHRYGTLKSEVVKQIESGRDVLLDIDWQGTQQLKQVDPDIVRVFILPPSMEELERRLRTRATDSDEVITGRMARAEVEISHWADYDYVFINDDAEHCLKLVHTVLKAERLKATRRIFLNDFVADLLG, from the coding sequence ATGGCGATGGTCAATCCCCTCAAGCGACGCGGGCTCCTTTTCGTTCTTTCCAGCCCCAGCGGGGCGGGCAAGTCGACGATCGCGCGCATGATCCTGCAGCGCGACGAGGGCATCGGCCTGTCGGTTTCGGCGACGACCCGCCCGATCCGTCCAGGCGAGGTCGACGGCCGCGACTATCATTTCGTCTCGCCGGAAGCGTTCGACCAGCTCGTCGCAGACGGCCGCTTCCTCGAATGGGCGCACGTCTTCGGGCACCGCTACGGCACCTTGAAGAGCGAGGTGGTGAAGCAGATCGAGAGCGGCCGCGACGTGCTGCTCGACATCGACTGGCAGGGCACCCAGCAGCTGAAGCAGGTCGATCCGGACATCGTCCGGGTGTTCATCCTGCCGCCTTCGATGGAGGAGCTCGAGCGCCGGCTGCGCACCCGCGCCACCGACAGCGACGAGGTGATCACCGGCCGCATGGCACGCGCAGAAGTCGAGATCAGCCATTGGGCCGATTACGACTATGTCTTCATCAACGACGATGCCGAGCATTGCCTGAAGCTGGTGCACACCGTGCTCAAGGCCGAACGGCTCAAGGCGACGCGGCGAATCTTCCTCAACGACTTCGTCGCCGACCTGCTCGGCTGA
- a CDS encoding DUF1697 domain-containing protein, with protein MARFIALLRGINVGGHRKLPMADLRSLAEGLGLAGVRTYVASGNLVFSADGQDAGTLEVRLEGAIAERFGFAVDVIVREADHWARLAAGNPFPEQSAATPNYVMMTIGKRPATDADVEALRPRAAADERVERVGEALWFWFGAGSGRSKLAAAPLRDVWTARNWRTVQTIGTLLEAQ; from the coding sequence ATGGCCCGATTCATCGCACTACTCCGCGGCATCAATGTCGGCGGTCACCGCAAGCTCCCGATGGCCGATCTCAGGAGCTTGGCGGAGGGCCTCGGCCTTGCGGGCGTCCGCACCTACGTCGCCAGCGGCAATCTCGTCTTTTCCGCCGACGGCCAGGACGCGGGGACACTGGAGGTCCGCCTGGAGGGCGCGATCGCGGAACGCTTCGGCTTCGCCGTCGACGTGATCGTCCGGGAGGCCGATCATTGGGCGCGGCTCGCGGCGGGCAACCCATTTCCCGAGCAGAGCGCCGCCACACCCAATTACGTCATGATGACGATCGGCAAGCGACCCGCAACGGACGCGGACGTCGAGGCGCTGCGGCCGCGCGCTGCGGCCGACGAGAGGGTGGAGCGGGTGGGCGAGGCCTTGTGGTTCTGGTTCGGCGCCGGCTCCGGCAGATCGAAGCTGGCCGCCGCCCCGCTCAGGGACGTGTGGACGGCGCGGAACTGGCGCACGGTGCAAACGATCGGCACCCTGCTGGAGGCGCAATGA
- a CDS encoding DUF2585 domain-containing protein: MNRLTATGPVPVIAARYWFIALAIVAVTAVILLAMGRPPICTCGEIRLWTGAVNSADNSQHIADWYTPSHIIHGFLFYLLGWLFLRGNPPGDRLLAAVLIEAGWELLENSPIIIDRYRQTTIALGYSGDSVLNSVADIGWMCFGFALARRLPLWATLSLAAGFELLTLLIIRDNLILNVLMLVAPIDAIRVWQAG, encoded by the coding sequence ATGAACCGTCTGACCGCGACCGGCCCTGTGCCCGTGATCGCCGCCCGCTACTGGTTCATCGCGCTCGCAATCGTTGCCGTCACCGCCGTGATCCTGCTGGCGATGGGGCGGCCGCCGATCTGCACCTGCGGCGAGATCAGGCTCTGGACCGGGGCGGTCAACAGCGCCGACAACAGCCAGCACATCGCCGACTGGTACACGCCGAGCCACATCATCCACGGCTTCCTCTTCTATCTGCTCGGCTGGCTGTTCCTTCGCGGCAACCCGCCCGGGGACAGGCTGCTCGCGGCGGTGCTGATCGAAGCAGGCTGGGAATTGCTCGAGAACAGTCCGATCATCATCGATCGCTATCGTCAGACGACGATTGCGCTCGGCTATAGCGGCGACAGCGTCTTGAATTCGGTCGCCGACATCGGCTGGATGTGCTTCGGCTTCGCGCTCGCCCGCCGCTTGCCGCTATGGGCCACGCTGAGTTTGGCGGCGGGGTTCGAATTGCTCACCCTGCTGATCATCCGGGACAATCTGATCCTGAACGTCCTGATGCTGGTCGCCCCGATCGACGCGATCCGGGTGTGGCAGGCGGGATGA